From the Manis pentadactyla isolate mManPen7 chromosome 7, mManPen7.hap1, whole genome shotgun sequence genome, one window contains:
- the DLC1 gene encoding rho GTPase-activating protein 7 isoform X4, protein MGDPEAPAMARPLRAPLRRSFSDHIRDSTARALDVIWKNTRDRRLAEIEAKEACDWLRATGFPQYAQLYEDLLFPIDISLVKREHDFLDRDAIEALCRRLNTLNKCAVMKLEISPHRKRSEDSDEDEPCAISGKWTFQRDSKRWSRLEEFDVFFPKQDPVPGSPDDAHLQNATSHESMLTDLSERQEVASVRSLSSTGSLPSHAPHGGDAATPRTNSVVSVCSSSNFVGAEDSFCSLPSPKELSSFSFSMKGHEKNPKSKARSLLKRMESLKLKGSHRSKHTAPSKLGLIISGPILQEGMDEDRLKQLNCVEISALNGNHINVPMVRKRSVSNSTQTSSSSQSETSSAVSTPSPVTRTRSLSACNKRVGMYLEGFDPFRQSTISSVMEQNFKNRESCPEDTVFYIPEDHKPGTFPKALSNGSFSPAGNNSSVNWRTGSFHGPSRTSLSRDNSSGSPKELQRRNSCSSMSSRLSIYDNVPGSILYSSSGDLADLENEDIFPELDDILDHVKGMQRIVNQWSEKFSDEGDSDSALDSVSPCPSSPKHIHLDVDNDRATPSDLDSTGNSLNEPEEPSDIPERRDSGVGASLTRPNRHRLRWHSFQSSHRPSLNSVSLQTSCQSVAQMNLLQKYSLLKLTALLEKHTPSNKHGFSWAVPKFMKRIKVPDYKDRNVFGVPLTVNVQRTGQPLPQSIQQAMRYLRNHCLDQVGLFRKSGVKSRIQTLRHMNESAIDCVNYEGQSAYDVADMLKQYFRDLPEPLMTNKLSETFLQIYQYVPKDQRLQAIKAAIMLLPDENREVLQTLLYFLSDVTAAVKENQMTPTNLAVCLAPSLFHLNTLKRENSSPRVMQRKQSLGKPDQKDLNENLAATQGLAHMIAECKKLFQVPEEMSRCRNSYTEQELKPLTLEALGRLHNDEPADYQHFLQDCVDSLYKEVKDKFKGWVSYSTSEQAELSYKKVSEGPPLRLWRSTIEVPALPEEVLKRLLKEQHLWDVDLLDSKVIEILDSQTDIYQYVQNSMAPHPARDCVVLRTWRTNLPKGACALLLTSVDHDRAPVVGVRVNVLLSRYLIEPCGSGKSKLTYMCRADLRGHMPEWYTKSFGHLCAAEVVKIRDSFSNQNTETKDTKSR, encoded by the exons atCTCCTGTTCCCCATTGATATTTCTTTGGTCAAGAGAGAACATGATTTTTTGGACAGAGATGCCATTGAGGCCTTATGCAG GCGTCTAAATACTTTGAACAAATGTGCGGTGATGAAGCTGGAAATTAGTCCTCATCGGAAGAGA AGTGAGGATTCAGATGAGGATGAGCCTTGTGCAATAAGCGGCAAATGGACTTTCCAGAGGGACAGCAAGAGGTGGTCCCGCCTTGAAGAGTTTGATGTCTTTTTTCCAAAGCAAGACCCAGTGCCCGGGTCCCCAGACGATGCCCACCTGCAGAACGCCACGAGCCACGAAAGCATGCTGACAGATCTCAGCGAGCGCCAGGAGGTGGCTTCCGTCCGCAGCCTCAGCAGCACCGGCAGCCTGCCCAGCCACGCGCCCCACGGCGGGGACGCCGCCACGCCCCGGACTAACTCAGTCGTCAGCGTCTGCTCCTCCAGCAACTTCGTGGGCGCCGAGGACTCCTTCTGCAGCCTGCCCTCTCCCAAGGAGCTGTCCAGCTTCAGCTTCAGCATGAAAGGGCACGAGAAGAACCCCAAGTCCAAAGCGCGCAGTCTGCTGAAGCGCATGGAGAGCTTGAAGCTCAAGGGCTCGCACCGCAGCAAGCACACGGCGCCTTCCAAGCTGGGGCTGATCATCAGTGGGCCCATCCTGCAGGAAGGGATGGACGAGGACAGGCTGAAGCAGCTGAACTGCGTGGAGATCTCCGCCCTCAACGGCAATCACATTAACGTCCCCATGGTACGAAAGAGGAGCGTGTCCAACTCCACgcagaccagcagcagcagccagtCTGAGACCAGCAGTGCCGTCAGCACGCCCAGCCCCGTGACCAGGACCCGCAGCCTCAGTGCCTGCAACAAGCGGGTGGGCATGTACCTAGAGGGCTTCGACCCGTTCCGTCAGTCCACGATCAGCAGTGTCATGGAACAGAACTTTAAAAACCGCGAGAGCTGCCCGGAGGACACTGTGTTCTACATCCCGGAAGATCACAAGCCCGGCACGTTCCCCAAAGCCCTCTCCAACGGCAGTTTCTCCCCCGCAGGGAACAACAGCTCTGTGAACTGGAGGACTGGAAGCTTCCACGGCCCCAGCCGTACCAGCCTGAGCAGGGACAACAGCAGCGGCAGCCCCAAGGAGCTGCAGAGACGCAATTCGTGCAGCTCCATGAGCAGCCGCCTGAGCATCTACGACAACGTGCCGGGCTCCATCCTCTACTCCAGCTCGGGTGACCTGGCCGACCTGGAGAACGAGGACATCTTCCCTGAGCTGGATGACATCCTCGACCACGTGAAGGGGATGCAGAGGATCGTCAACCAGTGGTCGGAGAAGTTTTCCGATGAGGGGGACTCCGACTCAGCCCTGGACTCGGTCTCTCCGTGCCCGTCTTCTCCCAAACACATCCACCTGGATGTGGACAATGACCGAGCCACACCCAGTGACCTGGACAGCACGGGCAACTCGCTGAACGAACCCGAGGAGCCCTCGGACATCCCGGAACGGAGGGATTCTGGGGTCGGGGCCTCCCTGACAAGGCCCAATAG GCACAGGCTGCGATGGCACAGTTTCCAGAGCTCCCATCGGCCAAGCCTGAACTCGGTGTCCCTGCAGACCAGCTGCCAGTCTGTGGCCCAGATGAACCTGCTGCAGAAGTACTCACTGCTCAAGCTGACCGCCCTACTGGAGAAGCACACGCCGTCCAACAAGCATGGCTTTAGCTG GGCTGTGCCCAAGTTCATGAAAAGGATCAAGGTTCCAGACTACAAGGACCGAAATGTGTTTGGGGTCCCTCTGACGGTCAATGTGCAGCGCACTGGACAGCCCTTGCCCCAAAGCATCCAGCAGGCCATGCGCTACCTTCGCAACCATTGTTTGGACCAG GTTGGGCTCTTCAGAAAATCGGGCGTCAAATCCCGGATCCAGACTCTGCGCCACATGAATGAAAGTGCCATAGACTGTGTCAACTATGAAGGGCAGTCTGCTTACGATGTGGCAGACATGCTGAAGCAGTACTTTCGAGACCTTCCTGAGCCATTAATGACAAACAAACTCTCAGAAACCTTTCTCCAGATCTACCAGT ATGTGCCCAAGGACCAGCGCCTCCAGGCGATCAAGGCCGCCATTATGCTCCTGCCCGATGAGAACCGCGAAGTCCTACAGACGCTCCTTTACTTCTTGAGCGATGTCACAGCAGCTGTGAAGGAAAACCAGATGACTCCCACCAACCTGGCCGTGTGCTTAGCACCTTCCCTTTTCCACCTCAACACCCTGAAGAGAGAGAATTCTTCTCCGAG GgtaatgcaaagaaaacaaagtctggGCAAACCAGATCAGAAGGATTTGAATGAAAATCTTGCTGCCACTCAAGGGCTGGCCCATATGATTGCTGAGTGCAAGAAGCTTTTCCAG GTTCCAGAGGAAATGAGCCGATGTCGGAACTCCTATACTGAACAGGAGCTGAAGCCCCTCACGCTAGAAGCGTTGGGACGCCTGCATAATGATGAACCAGCTGACTATCAGCACTTCCTCCAGGACTGTGTGGATAGCCTGTATAAAGAGGTCAAAGACAAGTTTAAAGGCTGGGTCAGCTACTCTACATCTGAGCAAGCCGAGCTCTCCTACAAGAAG GTGAGTGAGGGACCCCCTCTGAGGCTCTGGAGGTCAACCATCGAAGTTCCTGCTCTGCCTGAGGAAGTCTTAAAGCGCCTACTTAAAGAGCAGCATCTCTGGGACGTAGACCTGCTGGATTCAAAAGTGATTGAAATCCTGGACAGCCAAACTGACATTTACCAGTACGTCCAGAACAGCATGGCGCCCCACCCTGCCCGGGACTGCGTCGTTCTGAG GACGTGGAGGACTAATCTGCCCAAGGGGGCATGTGCCCTTTTACTCACCTCCGTGGATCATGACCGGGCCCCTGTGGTGGGCGTGAGGGTCAATGTGCTCCTGTCCAGGTACCTGATCGAACCCTGTGGGTCAGGGAAGTCCAAACTCACCTACATGTGCAGAGCCGACCTAAG AGGCCACATGCCAGAGTGGTACACAAAATCTTTTGGACATTTGTGTGCAGCTGAAGTTGTGAAGATCCGAGACTCTTTCAGTAATCAGAACACTGAAACCAAAGACACCAAATCTAGGTGA
- the DLC1 gene encoding rho GTPase-activating protein 7 isoform X5, whose translation MGDPEAPAMARPLRAPLRRSFSDHIRDSTARALDVIWKNTRDRRLADLLFPIDISLVKREHDFLDRDAIEALCRRLNTLNKCAVMKLEISPHRKRSEDSDEDEPCAISGKWTFQRDSKRWSRLEEFDVFFPKQDPVPGSPDDAHLQNATSHESMLTDLSERQEVASVRSLSSTGSLPSHAPHGGDAATPRTNSVVSVCSSSNFVGAEDSFCSLPSPKELSSFSFSMKGHEKNPKSKARSLLKRMESLKLKGSHRSKHTAPSKLGLIISGPILQEGMDEDRLKQLNCVEISALNGNHINVPMVRKRSVSNSTQTSSSSQSETSSAVSTPSPVTRTRSLSACNKRVGMYLEGFDPFRQSTISSVMEQNFKNRESCPEDTVFYIPEDHKPGTFPKALSNGSFSPAGNNSSVNWRTGSFHGPSRTSLSRDNSSGSPKELQRRNSCSSMSSRLSIYDNVPGSILYSSSGDLADLENEDIFPELDDILDHVKGMQRIVNQWSEKFSDEGDSDSALDSVSPCPSSPKHIHLDVDNDRATPSDLDSTGNSLNEPEEPSDIPERRDSGVGASLTRPNRHRLRWHSFQSSHRPSLNSVSLQTSCQSVAQMNLLQKYSLLKLTALLEKHTPSNKHGFSWAVPKFMKRIKVPDYKDRNVFGVPLTVNVQRTGQPLPQSIQQAMRYLRNHCLDQVGLFRKSGVKSRIQTLRHMNESAIDCVNYEGQSAYDVADMLKQYFRDLPEPLMTNKLSETFLQIYQYVPKDQRLQAIKAAIMLLPDENREVLQTLLYFLSDVTAAVKENQMTPTNLAVCLAPSLFHLNTLKRENSSPRVMQRKQSLGKPDQKDLNENLAATQGLAHMIAECKKLFQVPEEMSRCRNSYTEQELKPLTLEALGRLHNDEPADYQHFLQDCVDSLYKEVKDKFKGWVSYSTSEQAELSYKKVSEGPPLRLWRSTIEVPALPEEVLKRLLKEQHLWDVDLLDSKVIEILDSQTDIYQYVQNSMAPHPARDCVVLRTWRTNLPKGACALLLTSVDHDRAPVVGVRVNVLLSRYLIEPCGSGKSKLTYMCRADLRGHMPEWYTKSFGHLCAAEVVKIRDSFSNQNTETKDTKSR comes from the exons atCTCCTGTTCCCCATTGATATTTCTTTGGTCAAGAGAGAACATGATTTTTTGGACAGAGATGCCATTGAGGCCTTATGCAG GCGTCTAAATACTTTGAACAAATGTGCGGTGATGAAGCTGGAAATTAGTCCTCATCGGAAGAGA AGTGAGGATTCAGATGAGGATGAGCCTTGTGCAATAAGCGGCAAATGGACTTTCCAGAGGGACAGCAAGAGGTGGTCCCGCCTTGAAGAGTTTGATGTCTTTTTTCCAAAGCAAGACCCAGTGCCCGGGTCCCCAGACGATGCCCACCTGCAGAACGCCACGAGCCACGAAAGCATGCTGACAGATCTCAGCGAGCGCCAGGAGGTGGCTTCCGTCCGCAGCCTCAGCAGCACCGGCAGCCTGCCCAGCCACGCGCCCCACGGCGGGGACGCCGCCACGCCCCGGACTAACTCAGTCGTCAGCGTCTGCTCCTCCAGCAACTTCGTGGGCGCCGAGGACTCCTTCTGCAGCCTGCCCTCTCCCAAGGAGCTGTCCAGCTTCAGCTTCAGCATGAAAGGGCACGAGAAGAACCCCAAGTCCAAAGCGCGCAGTCTGCTGAAGCGCATGGAGAGCTTGAAGCTCAAGGGCTCGCACCGCAGCAAGCACACGGCGCCTTCCAAGCTGGGGCTGATCATCAGTGGGCCCATCCTGCAGGAAGGGATGGACGAGGACAGGCTGAAGCAGCTGAACTGCGTGGAGATCTCCGCCCTCAACGGCAATCACATTAACGTCCCCATGGTACGAAAGAGGAGCGTGTCCAACTCCACgcagaccagcagcagcagccagtCTGAGACCAGCAGTGCCGTCAGCACGCCCAGCCCCGTGACCAGGACCCGCAGCCTCAGTGCCTGCAACAAGCGGGTGGGCATGTACCTAGAGGGCTTCGACCCGTTCCGTCAGTCCACGATCAGCAGTGTCATGGAACAGAACTTTAAAAACCGCGAGAGCTGCCCGGAGGACACTGTGTTCTACATCCCGGAAGATCACAAGCCCGGCACGTTCCCCAAAGCCCTCTCCAACGGCAGTTTCTCCCCCGCAGGGAACAACAGCTCTGTGAACTGGAGGACTGGAAGCTTCCACGGCCCCAGCCGTACCAGCCTGAGCAGGGACAACAGCAGCGGCAGCCCCAAGGAGCTGCAGAGACGCAATTCGTGCAGCTCCATGAGCAGCCGCCTGAGCATCTACGACAACGTGCCGGGCTCCATCCTCTACTCCAGCTCGGGTGACCTGGCCGACCTGGAGAACGAGGACATCTTCCCTGAGCTGGATGACATCCTCGACCACGTGAAGGGGATGCAGAGGATCGTCAACCAGTGGTCGGAGAAGTTTTCCGATGAGGGGGACTCCGACTCAGCCCTGGACTCGGTCTCTCCGTGCCCGTCTTCTCCCAAACACATCCACCTGGATGTGGACAATGACCGAGCCACACCCAGTGACCTGGACAGCACGGGCAACTCGCTGAACGAACCCGAGGAGCCCTCGGACATCCCGGAACGGAGGGATTCTGGGGTCGGGGCCTCCCTGACAAGGCCCAATAG GCACAGGCTGCGATGGCACAGTTTCCAGAGCTCCCATCGGCCAAGCCTGAACTCGGTGTCCCTGCAGACCAGCTGCCAGTCTGTGGCCCAGATGAACCTGCTGCAGAAGTACTCACTGCTCAAGCTGACCGCCCTACTGGAGAAGCACACGCCGTCCAACAAGCATGGCTTTAGCTG GGCTGTGCCCAAGTTCATGAAAAGGATCAAGGTTCCAGACTACAAGGACCGAAATGTGTTTGGGGTCCCTCTGACGGTCAATGTGCAGCGCACTGGACAGCCCTTGCCCCAAAGCATCCAGCAGGCCATGCGCTACCTTCGCAACCATTGTTTGGACCAG GTTGGGCTCTTCAGAAAATCGGGCGTCAAATCCCGGATCCAGACTCTGCGCCACATGAATGAAAGTGCCATAGACTGTGTCAACTATGAAGGGCAGTCTGCTTACGATGTGGCAGACATGCTGAAGCAGTACTTTCGAGACCTTCCTGAGCCATTAATGACAAACAAACTCTCAGAAACCTTTCTCCAGATCTACCAGT ATGTGCCCAAGGACCAGCGCCTCCAGGCGATCAAGGCCGCCATTATGCTCCTGCCCGATGAGAACCGCGAAGTCCTACAGACGCTCCTTTACTTCTTGAGCGATGTCACAGCAGCTGTGAAGGAAAACCAGATGACTCCCACCAACCTGGCCGTGTGCTTAGCACCTTCCCTTTTCCACCTCAACACCCTGAAGAGAGAGAATTCTTCTCCGAG GgtaatgcaaagaaaacaaagtctggGCAAACCAGATCAGAAGGATTTGAATGAAAATCTTGCTGCCACTCAAGGGCTGGCCCATATGATTGCTGAGTGCAAGAAGCTTTTCCAG GTTCCAGAGGAAATGAGCCGATGTCGGAACTCCTATACTGAACAGGAGCTGAAGCCCCTCACGCTAGAAGCGTTGGGACGCCTGCATAATGATGAACCAGCTGACTATCAGCACTTCCTCCAGGACTGTGTGGATAGCCTGTATAAAGAGGTCAAAGACAAGTTTAAAGGCTGGGTCAGCTACTCTACATCTGAGCAAGCCGAGCTCTCCTACAAGAAG GTGAGTGAGGGACCCCCTCTGAGGCTCTGGAGGTCAACCATCGAAGTTCCTGCTCTGCCTGAGGAAGTCTTAAAGCGCCTACTTAAAGAGCAGCATCTCTGGGACGTAGACCTGCTGGATTCAAAAGTGATTGAAATCCTGGACAGCCAAACTGACATTTACCAGTACGTCCAGAACAGCATGGCGCCCCACCCTGCCCGGGACTGCGTCGTTCTGAG GACGTGGAGGACTAATCTGCCCAAGGGGGCATGTGCCCTTTTACTCACCTCCGTGGATCATGACCGGGCCCCTGTGGTGGGCGTGAGGGTCAATGTGCTCCTGTCCAGGTACCTGATCGAACCCTGTGGGTCAGGGAAGTCCAAACTCACCTACATGTGCAGAGCCGACCTAAG AGGCCACATGCCAGAGTGGTACACAAAATCTTTTGGACATTTGTGTGCAGCTGAAGTTGTGAAGATCCGAGACTCTTTCAGTAATCAGAACACTGAAACCAAAGACACCAAATCTAGGTGA
- the DLC1 gene encoding rho GTPase-activating protein 7 isoform X6 yields the protein MCREKPDIMILTQIEAKEACDWLRATGFPQYAQLYEDLLFPIDISLVKREHDFLDRDAIEALCRRLNTLNKCAVMKLEISPHRKRSEDSDEDEPCAISGKWTFQRDSKRWSRLEEFDVFFPKQDPVPGSPDDAHLQNATSHESMLTDLSERQEVASVRSLSSTGSLPSHAPHGGDAATPRTNSVVSVCSSSNFVGAEDSFCSLPSPKELSSFSFSMKGHEKNPKSKARSLLKRMESLKLKGSHRSKHTAPSKLGLIISGPILQEGMDEDRLKQLNCVEISALNGNHINVPMVRKRSVSNSTQTSSSSQSETSSAVSTPSPVTRTRSLSACNKRVGMYLEGFDPFRQSTISSVMEQNFKNRESCPEDTVFYIPEDHKPGTFPKALSNGSFSPAGNNSSVNWRTGSFHGPSRTSLSRDNSSGSPKELQRRNSCSSMSSRLSIYDNVPGSILYSSSGDLADLENEDIFPELDDILDHVKGMQRIVNQWSEKFSDEGDSDSALDSVSPCPSSPKHIHLDVDNDRATPSDLDSTGNSLNEPEEPSDIPERRDSGVGASLTRPNRHRLRWHSFQSSHRPSLNSVSLQTSCQSVAQMNLLQKYSLLKLTALLEKHTPSNKHGFSWAVPKFMKRIKVPDYKDRNVFGVPLTVNVQRTGQPLPQSIQQAMRYLRNHCLDQVGLFRKSGVKSRIQTLRHMNESAIDCVNYEGQSAYDVADMLKQYFRDLPEPLMTNKLSETFLQIYQYVPKDQRLQAIKAAIMLLPDENREVLQTLLYFLSDVTAAVKENQMTPTNLAVCLAPSLFHLNTLKRENSSPRVMQRKQSLGKPDQKDLNENLAATQGLAHMIAECKKLFQVPEEMSRCRNSYTEQELKPLTLEALGRLHNDEPADYQHFLQDCVDSLYKEVKDKFKGWVSYSTSEQAELSYKKVSEGPPLRLWRSTIEVPALPEEVLKRLLKEQHLWDVDLLDSKVIEILDSQTDIYQYVQNSMAPHPARDCVVLRTWRTNLPKGACALLLTSVDHDRAPVVGVRVNVLLSRYLIEPCGSGKSKLTYMCRADLRGHMPEWYTKSFGHLCAAEVVKIRDSFSNQNTETKDTKSR from the exons atCTCCTGTTCCCCATTGATATTTCTTTGGTCAAGAGAGAACATGATTTTTTGGACAGAGATGCCATTGAGGCCTTATGCAG GCGTCTAAATACTTTGAACAAATGTGCGGTGATGAAGCTGGAAATTAGTCCTCATCGGAAGAGA AGTGAGGATTCAGATGAGGATGAGCCTTGTGCAATAAGCGGCAAATGGACTTTCCAGAGGGACAGCAAGAGGTGGTCCCGCCTTGAAGAGTTTGATGTCTTTTTTCCAAAGCAAGACCCAGTGCCCGGGTCCCCAGACGATGCCCACCTGCAGAACGCCACGAGCCACGAAAGCATGCTGACAGATCTCAGCGAGCGCCAGGAGGTGGCTTCCGTCCGCAGCCTCAGCAGCACCGGCAGCCTGCCCAGCCACGCGCCCCACGGCGGGGACGCCGCCACGCCCCGGACTAACTCAGTCGTCAGCGTCTGCTCCTCCAGCAACTTCGTGGGCGCCGAGGACTCCTTCTGCAGCCTGCCCTCTCCCAAGGAGCTGTCCAGCTTCAGCTTCAGCATGAAAGGGCACGAGAAGAACCCCAAGTCCAAAGCGCGCAGTCTGCTGAAGCGCATGGAGAGCTTGAAGCTCAAGGGCTCGCACCGCAGCAAGCACACGGCGCCTTCCAAGCTGGGGCTGATCATCAGTGGGCCCATCCTGCAGGAAGGGATGGACGAGGACAGGCTGAAGCAGCTGAACTGCGTGGAGATCTCCGCCCTCAACGGCAATCACATTAACGTCCCCATGGTACGAAAGAGGAGCGTGTCCAACTCCACgcagaccagcagcagcagccagtCTGAGACCAGCAGTGCCGTCAGCACGCCCAGCCCCGTGACCAGGACCCGCAGCCTCAGTGCCTGCAACAAGCGGGTGGGCATGTACCTAGAGGGCTTCGACCCGTTCCGTCAGTCCACGATCAGCAGTGTCATGGAACAGAACTTTAAAAACCGCGAGAGCTGCCCGGAGGACACTGTGTTCTACATCCCGGAAGATCACAAGCCCGGCACGTTCCCCAAAGCCCTCTCCAACGGCAGTTTCTCCCCCGCAGGGAACAACAGCTCTGTGAACTGGAGGACTGGAAGCTTCCACGGCCCCAGCCGTACCAGCCTGAGCAGGGACAACAGCAGCGGCAGCCCCAAGGAGCTGCAGAGACGCAATTCGTGCAGCTCCATGAGCAGCCGCCTGAGCATCTACGACAACGTGCCGGGCTCCATCCTCTACTCCAGCTCGGGTGACCTGGCCGACCTGGAGAACGAGGACATCTTCCCTGAGCTGGATGACATCCTCGACCACGTGAAGGGGATGCAGAGGATCGTCAACCAGTGGTCGGAGAAGTTTTCCGATGAGGGGGACTCCGACTCAGCCCTGGACTCGGTCTCTCCGTGCCCGTCTTCTCCCAAACACATCCACCTGGATGTGGACAATGACCGAGCCACACCCAGTGACCTGGACAGCACGGGCAACTCGCTGAACGAACCCGAGGAGCCCTCGGACATCCCGGAACGGAGGGATTCTGGGGTCGGGGCCTCCCTGACAAGGCCCAATAG GCACAGGCTGCGATGGCACAGTTTCCAGAGCTCCCATCGGCCAAGCCTGAACTCGGTGTCCCTGCAGACCAGCTGCCAGTCTGTGGCCCAGATGAACCTGCTGCAGAAGTACTCACTGCTCAAGCTGACCGCCCTACTGGAGAAGCACACGCCGTCCAACAAGCATGGCTTTAGCTG GGCTGTGCCCAAGTTCATGAAAAGGATCAAGGTTCCAGACTACAAGGACCGAAATGTGTTTGGGGTCCCTCTGACGGTCAATGTGCAGCGCACTGGACAGCCCTTGCCCCAAAGCATCCAGCAGGCCATGCGCTACCTTCGCAACCATTGTTTGGACCAG GTTGGGCTCTTCAGAAAATCGGGCGTCAAATCCCGGATCCAGACTCTGCGCCACATGAATGAAAGTGCCATAGACTGTGTCAACTATGAAGGGCAGTCTGCTTACGATGTGGCAGACATGCTGAAGCAGTACTTTCGAGACCTTCCTGAGCCATTAATGACAAACAAACTCTCAGAAACCTTTCTCCAGATCTACCAGT ATGTGCCCAAGGACCAGCGCCTCCAGGCGATCAAGGCCGCCATTATGCTCCTGCCCGATGAGAACCGCGAAGTCCTACAGACGCTCCTTTACTTCTTGAGCGATGTCACAGCAGCTGTGAAGGAAAACCAGATGACTCCCACCAACCTGGCCGTGTGCTTAGCACCTTCCCTTTTCCACCTCAACACCCTGAAGAGAGAGAATTCTTCTCCGAG GgtaatgcaaagaaaacaaagtctggGCAAACCAGATCAGAAGGATTTGAATGAAAATCTTGCTGCCACTCAAGGGCTGGCCCATATGATTGCTGAGTGCAAGAAGCTTTTCCAG GTTCCAGAGGAAATGAGCCGATGTCGGAACTCCTATACTGAACAGGAGCTGAAGCCCCTCACGCTAGAAGCGTTGGGACGCCTGCATAATGATGAACCAGCTGACTATCAGCACTTCCTCCAGGACTGTGTGGATAGCCTGTATAAAGAGGTCAAAGACAAGTTTAAAGGCTGGGTCAGCTACTCTACATCTGAGCAAGCCGAGCTCTCCTACAAGAAG GTGAGTGAGGGACCCCCTCTGAGGCTCTGGAGGTCAACCATCGAAGTTCCTGCTCTGCCTGAGGAAGTCTTAAAGCGCCTACTTAAAGAGCAGCATCTCTGGGACGTAGACCTGCTGGATTCAAAAGTGATTGAAATCCTGGACAGCCAAACTGACATTTACCAGTACGTCCAGAACAGCATGGCGCCCCACCCTGCCCGGGACTGCGTCGTTCTGAG GACGTGGAGGACTAATCTGCCCAAGGGGGCATGTGCCCTTTTACTCACCTCCGTGGATCATGACCGGGCCCCTGTGGTGGGCGTGAGGGTCAATGTGCTCCTGTCCAGGTACCTGATCGAACCCTGTGGGTCAGGGAAGTCCAAACTCACCTACATGTGCAGAGCCGACCTAAG AGGCCACATGCCAGAGTGGTACACAAAATCTTTTGGACATTTGTGTGCAGCTGAAGTTGTGAAGATCCGAGACTCTTTCAGTAATCAGAACACTGAAACCAAAGACACCAAATCTAGGTGA